Proteins encoded in a region of the Zea mays cultivar B73 chromosome 2, Zm-B73-REFERENCE-NAM-5.0, whole genome shotgun sequence genome:
- the LOC103645759 gene encoding katanin p80 WD40 repeat-containing subunit B1 homolog, with the protein MTTNTKRAYKLQEFVAHSSNVNCLKIGRKTSRVLVTGGEDHKVNLWAIGKPNSILSLSGHTSAVESVGFDSTEVFVAAGAASGTIKLWDLEEAKIVRTLTGHRSNCMSVDFHPFGEFFASGSLDTNLKIWDIRRKNCIHTYKGHTRGVNTIRFTPDGRWVVSGGEDNIVKLWDLTAGKLLHEFKCHEGQIQCIDFHPHEFLLATGSADKTVKFWDLETFELIGSTGPETTGVRSMTFNPDGRSLLCGLHESLKVFSWEPIRCHDTVDVGWSRLADLNVHEGKLLGCSFNQSCVGIWVVDLTRLEPYTMGTSTKVNGHSELKTVSSGTLPLQNDSGSRANIGRSSVLQNTENNLKTTSGRLSASQNSDSAPKETNSAPSSGLIPSTPHRAGVGSHNRSVGNSAFQSGGTTLKRSSLRNNSASNVHNFSKADVVPVIVPRTSSGGELATDSRSDAADVAPVLPKVTRRVEPATDSRKESNDVELVVPRASSRMEIADLAPISSSKSGRRLESAPDSKEESADTAPVVVSNPRANVRMEIVSDSAPALSKSNRKLDSGTNSKKESADAVIVPRTNSRMEMISDSRREPSAGRISPFRIQSRYAEPRKLAHARTDSNKVDSRSKITETEDFNCQIFLPRRNSVFQTISSEEPREDVKCGPVDRVGFSNSSEPNASVRNENYVPRMRKPGDNCYIEVSRAGRARSSVSNWEGRDQPPSHEEPTTSSSTLAPTGHPYSSRGSNQASEAPIIASDEDVLSLIMERHDLFLSSTKSRLMKLQIIHQMWERNDIRGVLSAMDRMGDHAVCADMASVLMEKSETITLDLCTSILPVVTDLLESKIDRHLVVALELLVKLVRTFGPMIHSTVSSGPCVGVDLEAEQRRERCNLCFIELEKAKNKLPSLTRRKGAVANAAQELALVFQEIMS; encoded by the exons ATGACGACCAACACCAAGCGCGCCTACAAGCTCC AGGAGTTTGTGGCGCACTCGTCCAATGTTAACTGCCTCAAGATTGGGAGGAAGACCTCGCGGGTTCTTGTCACAGGAGGAGAGGACCATAAGGTCAATCTTTGGGCTATTGGGAAGCCCAATTCAATACTG AGCTTATCAGGTCACACAAGTGCTGTGGAGTCGGTTGGTTTTGATTCCACGGAAGTGTTTGTGGCTGCAGGAGCAGCCAGTGGAACAATAAAGCTATGGGATTTGGAGGAGGCAAAGA TTGTCCGCACTCTTACTGGACATAGATCAAACTGCATGTCAGTTGATTTTCATCCGTTTGGGGAATTCTTTGCCTCTGGGTCACTGGACACTAATCTGAAGATATGGGATATAAGAAGGAAGAATTGCATCCATACATACAAAGGTCACACACGAGGGGTGAACACTATTAGATTTACACCCGATGGGCGGTGGGTTGTGTCTGGTGGCGAAGATAATATAGTAAAG CTCTGGGATCTGACAGCTGGAAAGTTATTACATGAATTCAAGTGTCATGAGGGTCAGATCCAGTGCATAGATTTCCACCCCCACGAGTTCCTTCTGGCAACAG GTTCAGCTGATAAAACTGTCAAATTCTGGGATTTGGAGACATTTGAATTGATTGGATCTACAGGACCTGAG ACAACAGGTGTCCGATCCATGACATTCAATCCTGATGGAAGATCTTTGTTATGTGGGCTGCACGAAAGCTTAAAG GTTTTCTCTTGGGAGCCAATAAGATGCCATGATACTGTGGACGTGGGATGGTCTAGACTTGCCGATTTGAATGTCCATGAGGGAAAACTTCTTGGTTGTTCTTTCAATCAAAGTTGTGTTGGAATATGGGTTGTTGATCTGACG CGTCTTGAGCCATATACAATGGGTACTTCAACAAAAGTAAATGGTCATTCTGAATTGAAGACTGTTTCTAGCGGCACTTTGCCTTTACAAAATGATAGTGGTTCAAGGGCTAACATAGGGCGATCATCAGTCTTGCAAAATACAGAGAACAACCTTAAAACTACTTCAGGAAGACTGTCGGCTTCACAGAACTCAGATTCTGCACCCAAAGAAACTAACTCGGCACCTT CAAGCGGGTTGATCCCAAGCACACCACATAGGGCTGGAGTTGGCTCCCATAATAGATCTGTTGGAAATTCAGCTTTTCAATCTGGTGGTACCACCTTGAAGAGAAGTTCGTTGAGGAATAACAGTGCCTCTAATGTTCACAATTTCAGTAAAGCTGATGTAGTGCCTGTCATTGTTCCCAGAACTAGCTCAGGAGGGGAGTTGGCTACTGATTCTAGAAGCGATGCTGCTGATGTGGCACCCGTTCTTCCGAAGGTAACCAGAAGGGTTGAACCTGCTACCGATTCTAGAAAAGAAAGTAATGATGTGGAACTTGTTGTTCCTAGAGCAAGCTCAAGAATGGAAATAGCCGATTTAGCACCCATTTCTAGTTCCAAGTCAGGCAGAAGGTTGGAGTCTGCCCCTGATTCGAAAGAAGAAAGTGCTGATACAGCACCTGTTGTTGTTTCCAATCCCAGGGCTAATGTAAGAATGGAAATAGTCTCTGATTCTGCGCCCGCTCTTTCAAAGTCAAACAGAAAGCTAGATTCTGGCACTAACTCAAAGAAAGAAAGTGCTGATGCAGTCATTGTACCCAGAACAAATTCTAGAATGGAAATGATTTCTGATTCTAGGAGAGAACCCTCTGCTGGAAGAATATCACCATTCAGAATCCAGTCAAGATATGCTGAGCCACGGAAGCTAGCCCATGCCAGAACTGATTCAAACAAAGTTGATAGCAGAAGTAAAATTACTGAAACAGAAGACTTCAATTGCCAAATATTTCTTCCCCGTAGAAACAGTGTTTTTCAAACAATAAGTTCTGAAGAACCTCGTGAAGATGTAAAGTGTGGTCCAGTTGACAGGGTGGGATTTTCAAATTCATCAGAACCAAATGCGAGTGTCCGCAATGAGAATT ATGTTCCTAGAATGCGCAAACCAGGAGACAACTGCTATATCGAAGTTTCAAGAGCAG GAAGAGCAAGGTCAAGTGTCTCTAATTGGGAAGGGAGGGATCAGCCCCCTAGTCATGAAGAACCAACAACAAGCAGTTCTACACTGGCTCCTACCGGCCATCCATATTCATCT AGAGGAAGCAATCAAGCTTCTGAAGCTCCAATCATAGCTAGTGATGAAGATGTTCTATCTCTTATCATGGAGCGACATGATCTATTTTTAAGCTCAACTAAGTCTCGGCTGATGAAATTGCAG ATTATTCATCAAATGTGGGAAAGAAATGACATCAGGGGTGTGCTCTCTGCGATGGACAGGATGGGTGATCATGCT GTCTGTGCTGATATGGCTAGCGTTCTCATGGAGAAAAGTGAAACAATCACACTAGATTTATGTACCTCTATCCTGCCTGTCGTCACCGATCTTCTGGAGAGCAAAATTGACAG ACACTTAGTCGTCGCATTGGAATTGTTGGTGAAGCTTGTAAGGACTTTTGGTCCAATGATACATTCAACAGTATCGTCAGGTCCTTGTGTTGGTGTAGACCTTGAGGCAGAGCAAAG GAGGGAGCGCTGCAACTTATGCTTCATCGAATTGGAGAAGGCCAAAAATAAGCTTCCATCTCTAACAAG AAGAAAAGGGGCGGTTGCAAATGCTGCACAAGAACTTGCTCTTGTCTTCCAGGAAATCATGAGTTGA
- the LOC100276560 gene encoding uncharacterized protein LOC100276560 precursor, which produces MSRSCCVAVSVLLAVAATASATAPAWLHEEAMATGPLVAEGARVAPSASTWAADKASPARPSGGMATQGDDQSSSGGSGSSGEHGKEEGEKQGKSCLTKEECHKKKMICGKGCTLSAHSKCAAKCTKSCVPTC; this is translated from the coding sequence ATGTCTCGCTCCTGCTGCGTCGCCGTGTCGGTGCTTCTCGCTGTCGCCGCGACAGCCAGCGCCACCGCGCCGGCATGGCTGCACGAGGAGGCCATGGCCACGGGCCCGCTGGTCGCAGAGGGTGCAAGGGTGGCGCCCTCCGCGTCCACCTGGGCTGCCGACAAGGCGTCGCCGGCGAGGCCGAGCGGCGGCATGGCCACGCAGGGCGACGACCAGAGCTCGTCGGGCGGCAGTGGCAGCAGCGGTGAGCACGGCAAGGAGGAGGGCGAGAAGCAGGGCAAGAGCTGCCTCACCAAGGAGGAGTGCCACAAGAAGAAGATGATCTGCGGCAAGGGCTGCACGCTCTCGGCGCACAGCAAGTGCGCCGCCAAGTGCACCAAGTCCTGTGTCCCCACCTGCTAG